One Dictyoglomus turgidum DSM 6724 DNA window includes the following coding sequences:
- a CDS encoding phosphoadenosine phosphosulfate reductase family protein, with translation MGFDKYWEYPKSEEPLLWNIGRKYYYFGEMVAEVRGGNIFEDPKILFTDKGKDLKLKPIDLKGMIEKNIEPLKVLENEAIDFINDVYKKYKEKVDYFIVSYSGGKDSQVVLDLVSKTLPPDEYIVIFTDTTMEIPPTYEVYEKTKEYYQKLYPNLKFLYSKK, from the coding sequence TTGGGTTTTGATAAGTATTGGGAATATCCAAAATCTGAGGAACCTCTTTTATGGAATATTGGTAGAAAATATTACTATTTTGGAGAAATGGTGGCAGAAGTTAGAGGGGGTAATATATTTGAGGATCCTAAGATTTTATTCACAGACAAAGGAAAAGATTTAAAGCTTAAACCAATAGATTTGAAAGGGATGATAGAAAAGAATATAGAACCCTTGAAGGTATTAGAAAATGAAGCCATCGATTTTATAAATGATGTTTATAAAAAATATAAAGAAAAAGTAGATTATTTTATTGTTTCCTATAGTGGAGGAAAAGATTCTCAAGTAGTCTTGGATTTGGTAAGTAAAACTCTACCCCCTGATGAATATATAGTAATTTTCACAGATACTACAATGGAGATTCCACCTACTTATGAGGTGTACGAGAAGACAAAAGAATATTATCAAAAGTTATATCCCAATTTGAAATTTCTATACAGTAAGAAATGA